ATAGTTGATGTTCCACTATCCAATTCATCATTTATTCTAGCAATTGCTTTTGACATTATTCCCTTTCCCCTTCTGGCAAATCAGGAGTTGTTGTTATAGAATCTGGATTTGCTTCTCCACTATTTAAATATATATTAGAACCATCCATTGCAATTTTATCACCGGATTGTATTTCTAAAGATCCTGTTAATTTATTTGTCTCTTTGCCAGAAACTTCCTTTGTTATATTACCATCAACTTTGTATTTTACATTTCCTTTTACATGTATATTTACATCACCTTCCAACGTGATATGGGAATCTTTTTCTATTTGTATTTTTAAATCACCTTTCATTTTAACATGCAATGTGTCATCTTTCTGAACAAGATTTATAAAATTTCCTTTATAATCTTTTATAAGAATTTTTTCTTTACTATTTCTTTCGTCCATCAATATAACGCTCTGATTGTTATCTATCGTATAAACACTTCCAATAGCATCGTCTTGTTTTGGATCATACAATCTTTTCTTTCCAGTTAATTCAACTCTTTCATCATCTGGATCATCACTCACTATAATAACTCTTCCCCTAGGGCTTCGCATTATAGTCCATTTGCTCCACCATTTTCCACCCAACTGATTTTCTGGTGGAACCGGTTTGTGAGAAATATCCATGGCGCACATATAATACGGTCTATTAGGATTATCACATTCAAACCAGATCCAAACAAAACTTCCATCTTCTGGTATATAACACGTCCCGTAATGATGACACCAAATCTTTTCATTGTCTCTTTTATTTCTTCCGCCAACTGGATTGTTTGCTGGCCATGCCCACATACCTTCATCTTTTTTAAATTTATCTTCTTTCATTAAATCTGGAATAAACACTTTGACTCTGCCAAACTTCTCTTTGTCTTTAACATCAATAACTATGGCTCTATAAAAATTATCATATGATAATTTTCTTTCGTTTGTTCCTAATTCAAAAAACGTCTTTTTTTCCATATTAAATAAATTACACCTCTAAAGATGAAATCAAATATTTTGTAATTTTCAGTGTCATCTGCATGGCAGTTTCATATGGAAGATTATAGCTTAAATTTCCATATGCATCGGATATCATTGAGGCATATATCAATGGGAAAAATCTATCTAAAGACTCCATCATAACTAATGCTTCAAGTGACATATGATGTGCGATTCTAGATGTTACCGCTTGCATGGTAATTCCAAAATAAACAAATTTATCAAGATAATCTATCCACTTTATTGTATCAAAATTCAAACTGTCCAAATCAACAGAACTCTTGACCAGTTCTGGAAATTTCTCCAGTGATGTCAACTTATAGTTTGAAATAACAGAAGAATAATGTTTCTTGAATGGTTGACCCCAAAGATTCACGACAGTATGGATACTTGATAAATAAATAGAGTTATTCACCAAATCCAAATCGTTAAATACTCCATATGATTTCCCAAACATATTCATCATAAAACTATGTATAATTAAAACTTGATAATCCACCCACAAATTTATATTTTTAAATGCTGGCACATTAAAATATGCCCAGTATACTAACCCATACGATATAATAGAAATTAATTCAGCTTTAGAATATTCTGTTAATCTTTTTGTAAAATTAATTAATATTTCACCACTTTTTGCCACATAACAGCTAAGAGGATATCTACTATCAGAAATTAAAACAATACGACCTTTACCACGAAAAGATTTTACAGTAAAAATCTGTTCTATATTTTGAATAAGATAATCTACAAATTTATCAAGAAGTTTATTTGAAATTCTTATTTTTGTGTTCTTCAACATATTGAATAAAATTTTATCTTTATCCCCGTTACTTAATAAGAATCTTTTATAATCATCATCATAATAATTCTTCAATTTAACAAGTGAAAACTTCTGAACCATTACTCCTCCTGCACCACATTTATGTCGTCCTTTATGTAATTTCTCATAACTTGTTTGACTGCTCCCATTGTTGGTATATATACTTTTTCCAATTTAAATTCTTCAATAAAAAAACAATTATTTACAAATAAAAGCATATGCCAAAGATTAACAGTTTTATAAATATCGAAAGATAAATAATCTGGTCTATAGATATATTTTCTATCTAAATCAACTAATACCGAATTTTGTCTTAAAAAATCATAATTTTGTGCTAATAATTCAATATATGGATTGTCAATAACAACACTTCCACTGTCAAAAAAACTATCAGTTATCTGATATTGATTTCTAAAATATGTGATATCAAAAATATCCAGTGATCTATTTTTGCTATCGACATCTATTCTGCTAATTGGCATTATTTATTATCTCCATTATAGTCCCATCCAATATGAGTTGACCCTTTTACTATTAAATATTTATTGACAACTTCCAATGCTTCTTCTCTCAGTGTATAATTTTCCATAAACCACTTATAATCTCCGATAACATAATCAACAGGTATCTTCAGATATCCGTTGTGAAATTTTTCATGTAAAGTGACCACCATTGGAATTATTCCTATTTTCATATTAAAATGAAGAAGCATAATATCAATTGCAATATCAAATGATGAAAATGGTTTTTCTTCTGATAAATATTTGTCTATAACGGCTTCCGTTATGTTCTGTAAGCTTATTGGGTGATGATGAAATTCAATTGTACATTCATCAATTATTTCATTTGTGAAAAGACATTTTATTAAACCTCTATCTTGAATTAAAAACTTTTTCCATTCTTTATATTCAGCACTATGACGTACCATAGATTTTACAGAGTTTATAAATCTCTTTTCTGATTTATCATCATAAAATATGTTTCTTTGAAAAGGCAGTCCCCCCATTGGGGTTGTGCCCTTACAAACAATATTTGGATCCATTATTTGCTCACCAAACCCTTTGCTATAGATAATCCTTTAACAAGACCAAGAGTTGGGACTTCGGACATTATTTTATCAAGCTGATCTTTTGTGAAAAATTGTGTTTTATCTGCTAGTGTATTAAACGCTTTCAACATACTCAAATTGACAAATCTAACATCAAAATCTAGGGATGAGACTGCACTTGTGATTCCACCGCTGATGTGCTCATATGTCATTCTTCTGGTTATAAAAATCAATCTAGATTTTTCTGGAATATAAAATATAAATCCAGCCCAACCAAGTTTTGTCAGATTAACAAGAGTGTCTCTATCAAAAACTTTATCCCTATATTCAGATGGCAACTGTGAAATATCAATCAGGCAATATGCAGTTCTCATGATATCCGGGAGAGTTTTTCCAAATGAACTTCTAGAAAATAATTCAGTCCCAATTGATTTATCAAAAACTTGAGGATATCCTTTTAAAACCTGATTTATACTAATATTCATACCCTTTCTGATAAAGGATATGATATTTCTAGATAAATAATTTAAAATTCCAGGACCACTTATATTCACATCTCTTATGAGAGTGTCAGTAAAATCAAACTTCAATTTATTTGACAACGCTTGAATAGTCATTATGAAATTCTCTTTTAAAGATCCAACATTTATTTGTAACATAATTGGCTTTATTAGATTATCAACTGAGACAGCATCTACTTCAATTTTATTTTTACTTCCATCATCTTTCTCATGTTCTTTTCTGTTATCACCTTTGTACTTTCCATCTCCACCTTCACCTTTTCCGGCGGATGCTTTAGTAATTGAAAAAAAACCTTGATCAACTTCTATGGCATTTGTATTAAATATTTTCTTACCTTTTTTAACAAATATACTTTTGAATTTATTTGCACCATATAACGCAGTTAAAAATTCAGTATATGTTGCCGAAAAACTAATTATATTTTGATCAATATCTTGCCAATATATAAATGGAAAAGTGAAAACAGACATTGCCTGTATAGTATCGGCATTCAACTCAACTTTTGATTCCATTAACATACCTTATTACCTCCGGAAAATATTTATAGCATCTTTTTCAATTACAGTATCAAATGAATATATTTTACTATCCAAAATAGAAAATAAAATTATTCTCTGTTTTTCTAAATATATCTCAGAAATTATTAATCTGGTAAATACATCCTTTAAAATATTATAATCCACATCCTTTTGATTTAAAACCAAAAATATATGAAAAAATATATCATCTAATATTCCATAATCTTCAAAAGAAATATCTTTATAATTAAATTTTGTTTTATTTAATTTAAAATATTCTGCAACATAATTCTTAATTATTTTTCTAATAGTATTTGAGTTTACATCAAATTCTTTTAATTCATATTCTAGACTAGAAAATATTTTAGATCTGGCATTTAATGTAACTATATCTTCCTTATTTTTTACAGGTAGTTGTTCAGTATCATTTATAATAATTTTTTCTATATTGTTGTTTATTATTTTATCTATTTTTTTATCATTTATAATCGGAAAATCGTTATCTGTTCTTTTGCCATTCACATAATCTAAAATTCTAGTTATATTGTTTCCCATTATTTATTAATGTCGCTGTATTTTAGTGCACCATTCACACAATCTTTGATGGTAGCACGAATAAATTTAATATGTAATTCTGATTTTTTATATCTATTTTTAACAGTGCTATTCTCTGTCAACTGTAAAATGTTAGGTACAACTAACATGTTCAATAATGCACACTCTAACAATTTTTCTTTATAATTTTTATTATTATCTACATTTTCTAAAAATCCACTATATACTTGTTCTTTTGTTCTATATATTGCTTTATCTGGTTGAAAACATAACGGTTTATATCCTTCTTGTTTCCACCAATTCAAGAGTGAATGTACTATTTGCCTTTTACACAAATAATAATCCACTCTATCGGATTTACTCATTGACTCTAAAAATTTTTTAACATCATTGGAAAAAATCCTATCTATATTTCTCCAGATCTGTTCTGTTATAATAGATAGTTGTGTATTAGAAAACTTTTTCATCGCACAACCTCCAAGCGGCACGTTGTTTTATTTTGTTCGTTAAGTTTCAAAATTTCAGTTCAAATCAACAACATCATTGCCACTATCAATATTTTCTTCCACTATATTCATATTTTTATTAACTTCTCCAGGAAGAGGTCTATATCTAGTTGATAACTCCGAAATAATATCTGACACTTCTTTATCCCACATTTTTTTGAATTCAGCATCCTCAATATATTTTAAATACGCACCACGTGTTCCGTTCCAAGTGGCTTCTGGTTGATTAGTCAGTTTACTCCATCTTCCCGATGTCATTCTTTTTTCGGCTCTCAATAAATTATAATTTGTCCAAAAATTATCAAACCCACTATTATAATCGAGAATCATTTCAAATTCAATATTTGGAGCAAATAATCTGCTCTTAATACATTTTGCCCTAACAACAATTCCATTAAATCCATATTGCTTTTCTTCCAGTATAGCCGATTCTCTTAATTCAATTAACTGAGAAATATTATATTGAAGCGCATTCCCGCCCGGAAGCATTTTTTCTCCAGATAAATATCTAAGATCTGATGGCTGTTTAAATAAACCCATTTGAATTTTATCTCTAAATTGATTTATTGCAATTAAACTGATATTATATTTTTCTAGTTTATCAAGATATTTTGGCAACAATGCAGATAATAGTCTGGCTCTCAAACCAATAGTGTCATTAATATTATCACTTTCGGAATCTTTTTCTGTCTTAGTATTTGCAATTGAGTCCCAGATTATTACAGTTTTGAAATCATTAAATTTATCTTTATT
This genomic stretch from bacterium harbors:
- a CDS encoding phage baseplate assembly protein V, producing the protein MEKKTFFELGTNERKLSYDNFYRAIVIDVKDKEKFGRVKVFIPDLMKEDKFKKDEGMWAWPANNPVGGRNKRDNEKIWCHHYGTCYIPEDGSFVWIWFECDNPNRPYYMCAMDISHKPVPPENQLGGKWWSKWTIMRSPRGRVIIVSDDPDDERVELTGKKRLYDPKQDDAIGSVYTIDNNQSVILMDERNSKEKILIKDYKGNFINLVQKDDTLHVKMKGDLKIQIEKDSHITLEGDVNIHVKGNVKYKVDGNITKEVSGKETNKLTGSLEIQSGDKIAMDGSNIYLNSGEANPDSITTTPDLPEGERE